Proteins encoded within one genomic window of Paroedura picta isolate Pp20150507F chromosome 17, Ppicta_v3.0, whole genome shotgun sequence:
- the ZNF287 gene encoding zinc finger protein 287 isoform X3, whose translation MPLNRRLLRGVESAAAPPVQVGEGPFSLEEVSVSFTEAEWALLDPGQRALHGEVMLEISQDLAFLAKEARSMWETVRETEEGPASQGRLPPSSKEPPEQISSRNELAEREDEEGNEEDKEIQRQSPNMKEKGRYQGRLKRSNSNSLVEKRFGGNCHYHSPNHTMMKAVKCIQCGKHFRSISHFLVHRRIHKGEKSFQCSLCRKRFRMSTSLQLHQRTHKGEKPFECLECGKRFSHRNALQLHQRTHTGEKPFGCSTCEKRFSRSDQLQRHQRTHTGEKPFECSECGKRFIHSAHFQQHQRTHTGEKPFGCSECGKRFSRSAHLQRHQRTHTGEKPFECSECGKRFSRSAHLQRHQRTHTGEKPIGCSICGKRFSQSGHLQEHQRTHTGEKPFVCSECGKRFTQSGELLKHLITHTGEKPYGCSECGKTFNRISTLQQHERTHTCEKPFGCSICGNRFGRKAHLQRHQRTHTGEKPFGCSECGKRFSERGSLQQHRRIHTGEKPYGCLKCGKRFNQSGHFRQHERTHTGEKPFGCLECGKRFSLSGYLKQHQRIHTGEKSFEFSQWDRDSVAVAFFKDIKEPTQGRNLFNAPYMERNSDGVSICSTIRGKNI comes from the exons ATGCCCCTGAACCGTCGTCTCCTCAGAGGTGTGGAATCGGCTGCTGCCCCTCCAGTCCAGGTAGGAGAG GGCCCCTTTTCCTTGGAGGAGGTGTCCGTCTCTTTCACGGAggccgagtgggccctgctggatcccggacaaagagctctgcacggggaagtcatgctggagatctctcaggatctggcctttctgg CCAAAGAAGCCAGAAGTATGTGGGAGACAGTGCGGGAGACAGAGGAGGGCCCAGCATCTCAGGGAAGGCTGCCCCcgtcctcaaaagaaccccccgaGCAGATATCCTCCCGAAATgagctggctgaga GAGAGGATGAGGAGGGAAATGAGGAGGACAAAGAAATTCAGAGGCAAAGTCCAAATATGAAAGAAAAGGGCAGGTATCAAGGCAGACTTAAAAGAAGTAACAGCAACTCTTTAGTTGAGAAACGATTTGGTGGAAATTGTCATTATCATTCTCCAAATCACACAATGATGAAGGCAGTTAAATGTATTCAGTGTGGAAAACACTTCCGGAGTATATCCCATTTCCTCGTGCACCGAAGAATACACAAGGGGGAGAAATCTTTTCAATGCTCATTGTGTAGAAAGAGATTCAGGATGAGCACCAGTCTTCAgttgcatcaaagaacccacaaaggggagaaaccttttgaatgtctagagtgtggaaagagattcagtcacagaaATGCTCTTCAACTCCATcaaaggacccacacaggggagaaaccttttgggtGTTCCACATGTGAAAAGAGATTCAGCAGGAGTGACCAACTTCAgcggcatcagagaacccacacgggggagaaacctttcgaatgctcagagtgtggaaagagattcattcacaGTGCCCATTTTCAACaacaccaaagaacccacacaggagagaaaccttttggatgctcagagtgtggaaagagattcagtcggagtgcCCATCTTCAGCGACATcaaaggacccacacaggggaaaaaccttttgagtgctcagagtgtggaaagagattcagtcggagtgcCCATCTTCAacgacatcaaagaacccacacaggggagaagcctatTGGATGCTCcatatgtggaaagagattcagtcagagcggCCACCTTCAggagcatcagagaacccacacgggggagaaaccttttgtatgctcagaatgtggaaagagattcactcagaGTGGCGAACTTCTAAAGCATCTCattacccacacaggggaaaagccatacggatgctcagagtgtggaaagacattcaaTCGCATTAGCACTCTTCAACAACATGAAAGAACCCACACAtgtgagaaaccttttggatgctccaTATGTGGAAATAGATTCGGTCGGAAAGCCCATCTTCAAcgtcatcagagaacccacacaggggagaaaccttttggatgctcagagtgtgggaagagattcagtgagAGGGGCTCTCTTCAGCAACATCGAaggatccacacaggggagaaaccttatgGATGCTtgaagtgtggaaagagattcaatcaGAGTGGCCACTTTCGTCAACatgaaagaacccacacaggggagaaaccttttggatgcttggagtgtggaaagagattctccCTGAGTGGCTATCTGAagcagcatcagagaatccacacaggggagaaatctTTTGAATTCTCACAATGGGATAGAGATTCAGTTGCGGTAGCGTTCTTCAAAGACATAAAAGAGCCCACGCAGGGGAGAAACCTATTCAATGCTCCATATatggaaagaaattcagatggagtctccatctgcagcaccatcaggggaaaaaacatttga
- the ZNF287 gene encoding zinc finger protein 287 isoform X2, protein MGTHRLQLRFCPPAVPGRAEMPLNRRLLRGVESAAAPPVQGPFSLEEVSVSFTEAEWALLDPGQRALHGEVMLEISQDLAFLAKEARSMWETVRETEEGPASQGRLPPSSKEPPEQISSRNELAEREDEEGNEEDKEIQRQSPNMKEKGRYQGRLKRSNSNSLVEKRFGGNCHYHSPNHTMMKAVKCIQCGKHFRSISHFLVHRRIHKGEKSFQCSLCRKRFRMSTSLQLHQRTHKGEKPFECLECGKRFSHRNALQLHQRTHTGEKPFGCSTCEKRFSRSDQLQRHQRTHTGEKPFECSECGKRFIHSAHFQQHQRTHTGEKPFGCSECGKRFSRSAHLQRHQRTHTGEKPFECSECGKRFSRSAHLQRHQRTHTGEKPIGCSICGKRFSQSGHLQEHQRTHTGEKPFVCSECGKRFTQSGELLKHLITHTGEKPYGCSECGKTFNRISTLQQHERTHTCEKPFGCSICGNRFGRKAHLQRHQRTHTGEKPFGCSECGKRFSERGSLQQHRRIHTGEKPYGCLKCGKRFNQSGHFRQHERTHTGEKPFGCLECGKRFSLSGYLKQHQRIHTGEKSFEFSQWDRDSVAVAFFKDIKEPTQGRNLFNAPYMERNSDGVSICSTIRGKNI, encoded by the exons ATGGGGACCCACAGGCTTCAGCTACGGTTTTGCCCCCCTGCGGTCCCAG GCAGGGCAGAGATGCCCCTGAACCGTCGTCTCCTCAGAGGTGTGGAATCGGCTGCTGCCCCTCCAGTCCAG GGCCCCTTTTCCTTGGAGGAGGTGTCCGTCTCTTTCACGGAggccgagtgggccctgctggatcccggacaaagagctctgcacggggaagtcatgctggagatctctcaggatctggcctttctgg CCAAAGAAGCCAGAAGTATGTGGGAGACAGTGCGGGAGACAGAGGAGGGCCCAGCATCTCAGGGAAGGCTGCCCCcgtcctcaaaagaaccccccgaGCAGATATCCTCCCGAAATgagctggctgaga GAGAGGATGAGGAGGGAAATGAGGAGGACAAAGAAATTCAGAGGCAAAGTCCAAATATGAAAGAAAAGGGCAGGTATCAAGGCAGACTTAAAAGAAGTAACAGCAACTCTTTAGTTGAGAAACGATTTGGTGGAAATTGTCATTATCATTCTCCAAATCACACAATGATGAAGGCAGTTAAATGTATTCAGTGTGGAAAACACTTCCGGAGTATATCCCATTTCCTCGTGCACCGAAGAATACACAAGGGGGAGAAATCTTTTCAATGCTCATTGTGTAGAAAGAGATTCAGGATGAGCACCAGTCTTCAgttgcatcaaagaacccacaaaggggagaaaccttttgaatgtctagagtgtggaaagagattcagtcacagaaATGCTCTTCAACTCCATcaaaggacccacacaggggagaaaccttttgggtGTTCCACATGTGAAAAGAGATTCAGCAGGAGTGACCAACTTCAgcggcatcagagaacccacacgggggagaaacctttcgaatgctcagagtgtggaaagagattcattcacaGTGCCCATTTTCAACaacaccaaagaacccacacaggagagaaaccttttggatgctcagagtgtggaaagagattcagtcggagtgcCCATCTTCAGCGACATcaaaggacccacacaggggaaaaaccttttgagtgctcagagtgtggaaagagattcagtcggagtgcCCATCTTCAacgacatcaaagaacccacacaggggagaagcctatTGGATGCTCcatatgtggaaagagattcagtcagagcggCCACCTTCAggagcatcagagaacccacacgggggagaaaccttttgtatgctcagaatgtggaaagagattcactcagaGTGGCGAACTTCTAAAGCATCTCattacccacacaggggaaaagccatacggatgctcagagtgtggaaagacattcaaTCGCATTAGCACTCTTCAACAACATGAAAGAACCCACACAtgtgagaaaccttttggatgctccaTATGTGGAAATAGATTCGGTCGGAAAGCCCATCTTCAAcgtcatcagagaacccacacaggggagaaaccttttggatgctcagagtgtgggaagagattcagtgagAGGGGCTCTCTTCAGCAACATCGAaggatccacacaggggagaaaccttatgGATGCTtgaagtgtggaaagagattcaatcaGAGTGGCCACTTTCGTCAACatgaaagaacccacacaggggagaaaccttttggatgcttggagtgtggaaagagattctccCTGAGTGGCTATCTGAagcagcatcagagaatccacacaggggagaaatctTTTGAATTCTCACAATGGGATAGAGATTCAGTTGCGGTAGCGTTCTTCAAAGACATAAAAGAGCCCACGCAGGGGAGAAACCTATTCAATGCTCCATATatggaaagaaattcagatggagtctccatctgcagcaccatcaggggaaaaaacatttga
- the LOC143827477 gene encoding LOW QUALITY PROTEIN: uncharacterized protein LOC143827477 (The sequence of the model RefSeq protein was modified relative to this genomic sequence to represent the inferred CDS: deleted 1 base in 1 codon) has translation MQRWVRGCGPESSAQAVALAEGFLLSQAEEKRQAGQVRAPSGRKEGTFRGAEGAPSEEKAQAMERVQEALSPGRAEMPLNSRLPRGVESAAAPPVQVGEGPFSLEEVSVSFTEAEWALLDPGQRALHGEVMREISRDLAFLAKEARSMWETVQETEEGPASQGRLQNSSNGSQDQTGSPDKTKERDAQRDAEGEEPDQEAQGGAKNQDAKEKDRNPERPKGTSRMVEKKDGRKCHGHSPKHMITKAGKCIPFGRLFRSISHFLVHRRIHRGEKPFECSQCGRRFSRNDHLQRHQRAHSGEKPFECSECGKRFGWNGNLQKHLRTHTGEKPFGCLECGKRFYRNDQLQQHQATHTGEKPFGCSECGKRFSRSYTLQQHQKIHTGEKPFECSECGKRFSWNGKFQRHLRTHTGEKPFKCLVCGKRFNLSGHLRQHQRIHTGEKPFECSICGKKFSWSGNFERHRRTHTGEKRFGCSECGKRFRQSGQLQQHQRTHTGEKPFQCSECGRRFSQSGSLQLHQGIHTQEKPFECSECGKRFSRNDHLQQHQMIHTGEKPFECSECGKRFSRSASLQQHQRTHTGEKPFECSTCGKKFKFRKRFSHSGALQVHQRPHTGGKPFECSVCGKRFSQNNHLWQHLRTHTGEKPFECSECGKRFTLSGHLQQHQRTHTGEKPFQCSQCGRRFSQSGSLQHHQRTHTGEKPFGCSECGKRFSMNDELQQHHRTHTGEKPFQCSECGKRFSLNGHLQQHHRTHTGEKPFECSECGKSFRQSGDLERHQRTHTGEKPFECSECGKSFKQSGALQCHQRTHTGEKPFECSECGKRFSWNGDLQRHLRTHTGEKPFECSECGKRFSQSFTLQHHERMHKGEKPFECSVCGKKFSSSGDLQRHQISHTGEKPFGCSECGKRFSQSGIFLQHQRTHTGEKPFECFECGKRFSWSGHLQRHQLTHTREKPFECSVCGMRFNQSGNLQQHQKTHTGEKPFECLLCGKRFIRSGTLQHHQRTHTGEKPFECSVCGKRFSQSAHLQQHQRTHTGEKPFECSECGKRFSDSGNLQRHGRTHTGEKPFQCSDCGKRFSRSGTLQRHQRTHTGEKPFECLECGKRFSQSGTLQQHQRTHTGRNISNAQNVGKDSKVLHKFT, from the exons ATGCAGCGCTGGGTCAGAGGATGTGGGCCGGAGAGCagcgcccaggcggtggccctggccgaaggcttcctcctgagccaggccgaggagaagaggcaggccggGCAG GTGCGGGCCCCATCCGGGAGGAAAGAAGGCACATTCCGAGGGGCAGAAGGAGCTCCTTCTGAGGAGAAGGCGCAGGCCATGGAGCGTGTCCAGGAGGCCCTCTCCCCTG GCAGGGCAGAGATGCCCTTGAACAGTCGTCTTCCCAGAGGTGTGGAATCGGCTGCTGCCCCTCCAGTCCAggtaggag agggccccttTTCCTTGGAGGAGGTGTCCGTCTCTTTCACGGAggccgagtgggccctgctggatcccggACAAAGAGCTCTGCACGGGGAAGTCATGCGGGAGATCTCTCGGGAtctggcctttctgg CCAAAGAAGCCAGAAGTATGTGGGAGACAGTGCAGGAGACAGAGGAGGGCCCTGCATCCCAGGGAAGGCTGCAGAATTCTTCAAACGGATCCCAAGATCAGACTGGCTCCCCAGACAAGACGAAAGAGA GGGATGCCCAGAGggatgcagagggggaagaaccCGATCAGGAAGCACAAGGTGGAGCTAAAAACCAAGACGCGAAAGAAAAGGACAGAAATCCAGAAAGGCCTAAAGGAACGAGCCGTATGGTTGAGAAAAAAGATGGCAGAAAGTGTCATGGTCATTCTCCAAAGCACATGATAACGAAGGCAGGTAAATGCATTCCGTTTGGAAGGCTCTTCAGGAGTATATCTCATTTCCTTGTGCACCGAAGGATAcacagaggggagaaaccttttgaatgctcacagtgcGGAAGGAGATTCAGTCGGAATGACCACCTTCAGCGGCATCAGAGAGCCcactcaggggagaaaccttttgaatgctcagagtgtggaaagagatttggtTGGAATGGCAACCTTCAGAAGCacctaagaacccacacaggggagaaaccttttggatgtttAGAGTGTGGAAAGCGATTCTATCGGAATGACCAGCTTCAGCAGCACCAGgcaacccacacaggggagaagccttttggaTGCTccgagtgtgggaagagatttaGCCGGAGTTACACTCTTCAACAACATcagaaaatccacacaggggagaaaccttttgagtgctcagagtgtggaaagagattcagttggaATGGCAAATTTCAAAGGCATCtaaggacccacacaggggagaaaccttttaaatGCTTAGTGTGCGGGAAGAGATTCAACTTGAGTGGCCATCTTCGgcagcatcagagaatccacacaggggagaaaccttttgaatgctccatatgtggaaagaaattcagctgGAGTGGCAATTTTGAACGCCAtcgaagaacccacacaggggagaaacgctttggatgctcagagtgtggaaagagattccgtcagagtGGCCaacttcagcagcatcaaagaacacatacaggggagaaacctttccagTGCTCAGAGTGCGGAAGGAGATTCAGTCAAAGTGGCAGTCTTCAACTACACCAAGGAATCCACACACAAGAGAAACCtttcgaatgctcagagtgtgggaagcgATTCAGTCGGAATGAccatcttcaacaacatcaaatgatccacacaggggagaaaccttttgaatgctccgagtgtgggaagagatttaGTCGTAGTGCCagtcttcagcagcatcagagaacccacacaggggagaaaccgtttGAATGCTCCacatgtggaaagaaattca agtttagaaagagattcagtcacagtggtGCTCTTCAAGTGCATCAGAGGCCTCACACAGGGGGGAAACCTTTTGAGtgttcagtgtgtggaaagagattcagtcagaataACCATCTTTGGCAGCATCtgagaacccacacgggggagaagccttttgagtgctctgaatgtggaaagagattcactctgAGTGGCCaccttcagcagcatcagagaacgcatacaggggagaaacctttccaatgctcacagtgtggaaggagattcagtcagagtggcagtcttcagcaccatcaaagaacccacacaggggagaaaccctttggatgctcagagtgtggaaagagattcagtatgAATGACGAACTTCAACAGCATCACAGAACCCACACAGGCGAGAAACCTTTCcaatgctcagagtgcggaaagaggTTCAGTCTGAATGGCCACCTTCAACAGCATCACAGAacccatacaggagagaaacctttcgaatgctcggagtgtggaaagagtttcagGCAGAGTGGCGATCTTGAAAGGCATcaaaggacccacacaggggagaaaccttttgagtgctcagagtgtggaaagagcttcaagCAGAGTGGTGCTCTTCAGTGCCATCAGAggacccatacaggggagaaaccctttgaatgttcagagtgtggaaagagattcagctgGAATGGTGACCTTCAAAGGCATCTAaggactcacacaggggagaaaccttttgaatgctcagagtgtgggaagagattcagtcagagtttCACTCTTCAGCATCATGAAAGAATGCAcaaaggggagaagccttttgaatgctctgtatgtggaaagaaattcagttcgAGTGGCGATCTTCAACGTCATCAGatatcccacacaggggagaaaccttttggatgctcagagtgtggaaagagattcagtcagagtggcataTTTCTACAGCACCAAAGaacgcacacaggggagaaaccttttgaatgctttgagtgtggaaagagattcagttggagtggccatcttcaacgCCATCAGCTAACCCACACaagggagaaaccatttgaatgctcagtgtgtggaatgAGATTCAATCAGAGTGgaaatcttcaacagcatcagaaaacccatacaggggagaaaccttttgaatgcttattgtgtggaaagagattcattcgtAGTGGCACTCTTCAGcatcatcagagaacccacacaggggagaaaccttttgaatgctcagtgtgtggaaagagattcagtcagagtgcccatcttcaacagcatcagagaacccacacaggagagaaaccttttgaatgctcagagtgtgggaaaagattcaGTGATAGTGGCAATCTTCAACGCCATgggagaacccacacaggggagaaaccttttcagtgctcagattgtggaaagagatttagtcgGAGTGGCACTCTTCAGCgccatcaaagaacccacactggggagaaaccttttgaatgtctagagtgtggaaagagattcagtcagagtggcactcttcagcagcatcagagaacccacact gggagaaatatTTCTAATGCTCAAAATGTGGGAAAAGATTCAAAAGTGTTGCACAAGTTTACATAG
- the ZNF287 gene encoding zinc finger protein 287 isoform X4 has protein sequence MPLNRRLLRGVESAAAPPVQGPFSLEEVSVSFTEAEWALLDPGQRALHGEVMLEISQDLAFLAKEARSMWETVRETEEGPASQGRLPPSSKEPPEQISSRNELAEREDEEGNEEDKEIQRQSPNMKEKGRYQGRLKRSNSNSLVEKRFGGNCHYHSPNHTMMKAVKCIQCGKHFRSISHFLVHRRIHKGEKSFQCSLCRKRFRMSTSLQLHQRTHKGEKPFECLECGKRFSHRNALQLHQRTHTGEKPFGCSTCEKRFSRSDQLQRHQRTHTGEKPFECSECGKRFIHSAHFQQHQRTHTGEKPFGCSECGKRFSRSAHLQRHQRTHTGEKPFECSECGKRFSRSAHLQRHQRTHTGEKPIGCSICGKRFSQSGHLQEHQRTHTGEKPFVCSECGKRFTQSGELLKHLITHTGEKPYGCSECGKTFNRISTLQQHERTHTCEKPFGCSICGNRFGRKAHLQRHQRTHTGEKPFGCSECGKRFSERGSLQQHRRIHTGEKPYGCLKCGKRFNQSGHFRQHERTHTGEKPFGCLECGKRFSLSGYLKQHQRIHTGEKSFEFSQWDRDSVAVAFFKDIKEPTQGRNLFNAPYMERNSDGVSICSTIRGKNI, from the exons ATGCCCCTGAACCGTCGTCTCCTCAGAGGTGTGGAATCGGCTGCTGCCCCTCCAGTCCAG GGCCCCTTTTCCTTGGAGGAGGTGTCCGTCTCTTTCACGGAggccgagtgggccctgctggatcccggacaaagagctctgcacggggaagtcatgctggagatctctcaggatctggcctttctgg CCAAAGAAGCCAGAAGTATGTGGGAGACAGTGCGGGAGACAGAGGAGGGCCCAGCATCTCAGGGAAGGCTGCCCCcgtcctcaaaagaaccccccgaGCAGATATCCTCCCGAAATgagctggctgaga GAGAGGATGAGGAGGGAAATGAGGAGGACAAAGAAATTCAGAGGCAAAGTCCAAATATGAAAGAAAAGGGCAGGTATCAAGGCAGACTTAAAAGAAGTAACAGCAACTCTTTAGTTGAGAAACGATTTGGTGGAAATTGTCATTATCATTCTCCAAATCACACAATGATGAAGGCAGTTAAATGTATTCAGTGTGGAAAACACTTCCGGAGTATATCCCATTTCCTCGTGCACCGAAGAATACACAAGGGGGAGAAATCTTTTCAATGCTCATTGTGTAGAAAGAGATTCAGGATGAGCACCAGTCTTCAgttgcatcaaagaacccacaaaggggagaaaccttttgaatgtctagagtgtggaaagagattcagtcacagaaATGCTCTTCAACTCCATcaaaggacccacacaggggagaaaccttttgggtGTTCCACATGTGAAAAGAGATTCAGCAGGAGTGACCAACTTCAgcggcatcagagaacccacacgggggagaaacctttcgaatgctcagagtgtggaaagagattcattcacaGTGCCCATTTTCAACaacaccaaagaacccacacaggagagaaaccttttggatgctcagagtgtggaaagagattcagtcggagtgcCCATCTTCAGCGACATcaaaggacccacacaggggaaaaaccttttgagtgctcagagtgtggaaagagattcagtcggagtgcCCATCTTCAacgacatcaaagaacccacacaggggagaagcctatTGGATGCTCcatatgtggaaagagattcagtcagagcggCCACCTTCAggagcatcagagaacccacacgggggagaaaccttttgtatgctcagaatgtggaaagagattcactcagaGTGGCGAACTTCTAAAGCATCTCattacccacacaggggaaaagccatacggatgctcagagtgtggaaagacattcaaTCGCATTAGCACTCTTCAACAACATGAAAGAACCCACACAtgtgagaaaccttttggatgctccaTATGTGGAAATAGATTCGGTCGGAAAGCCCATCTTCAAcgtcatcagagaacccacacaggggagaaaccttttggatgctcagagtgtgggaagagattcagtgagAGGGGCTCTCTTCAGCAACATCGAaggatccacacaggggagaaaccttatgGATGCTtgaagtgtggaaagagattcaatcaGAGTGGCCACTTTCGTCAACatgaaagaacccacacaggggagaaaccttttggatgcttggagtgtggaaagagattctccCTGAGTGGCTATCTGAagcagcatcagagaatccacacaggggagaaatctTTTGAATTCTCACAATGGGATAGAGATTCAGTTGCGGTAGCGTTCTTCAAAGACATAAAAGAGCCCACGCAGGGGAGAAACCTATTCAATGCTCCATATatggaaagaaattcagatggagtctccatctgcagcaccatcaggggaaaaaacatttga
- the ZNF287 gene encoding zinc finger protein 287 isoform X1: protein MGTHRLQLRFCPPAVPGRAEMPLNRRLLRGVESAAAPPVQVGEGPFSLEEVSVSFTEAEWALLDPGQRALHGEVMLEISQDLAFLAKEARSMWETVRETEEGPASQGRLPPSSKEPPEQISSRNELAEREDEEGNEEDKEIQRQSPNMKEKGRYQGRLKRSNSNSLVEKRFGGNCHYHSPNHTMMKAVKCIQCGKHFRSISHFLVHRRIHKGEKSFQCSLCRKRFRMSTSLQLHQRTHKGEKPFECLECGKRFSHRNALQLHQRTHTGEKPFGCSTCEKRFSRSDQLQRHQRTHTGEKPFECSECGKRFIHSAHFQQHQRTHTGEKPFGCSECGKRFSRSAHLQRHQRTHTGEKPFECSECGKRFSRSAHLQRHQRTHTGEKPIGCSICGKRFSQSGHLQEHQRTHTGEKPFVCSECGKRFTQSGELLKHLITHTGEKPYGCSECGKTFNRISTLQQHERTHTCEKPFGCSICGNRFGRKAHLQRHQRTHTGEKPFGCSECGKRFSERGSLQQHRRIHTGEKPYGCLKCGKRFNQSGHFRQHERTHTGEKPFGCLECGKRFSLSGYLKQHQRIHTGEKSFEFSQWDRDSVAVAFFKDIKEPTQGRNLFNAPYMERNSDGVSICSTIRGKNI, encoded by the exons ATGGGGACCCACAGGCTTCAGCTACGGTTTTGCCCCCCTGCGGTCCCAG GCAGGGCAGAGATGCCCCTGAACCGTCGTCTCCTCAGAGGTGTGGAATCGGCTGCTGCCCCTCCAGTCCAGGTAGGAGAG GGCCCCTTTTCCTTGGAGGAGGTGTCCGTCTCTTTCACGGAggccgagtgggccctgctggatcccggacaaagagctctgcacggggaagtcatgctggagatctctcaggatctggcctttctgg CCAAAGAAGCCAGAAGTATGTGGGAGACAGTGCGGGAGACAGAGGAGGGCCCAGCATCTCAGGGAAGGCTGCCCCcgtcctcaaaagaaccccccgaGCAGATATCCTCCCGAAATgagctggctgaga GAGAGGATGAGGAGGGAAATGAGGAGGACAAAGAAATTCAGAGGCAAAGTCCAAATATGAAAGAAAAGGGCAGGTATCAAGGCAGACTTAAAAGAAGTAACAGCAACTCTTTAGTTGAGAAACGATTTGGTGGAAATTGTCATTATCATTCTCCAAATCACACAATGATGAAGGCAGTTAAATGTATTCAGTGTGGAAAACACTTCCGGAGTATATCCCATTTCCTCGTGCACCGAAGAATACACAAGGGGGAGAAATCTTTTCAATGCTCATTGTGTAGAAAGAGATTCAGGATGAGCACCAGTCTTCAgttgcatcaaagaacccacaaaggggagaaaccttttgaatgtctagagtgtggaaagagattcagtcacagaaATGCTCTTCAACTCCATcaaaggacccacacaggggagaaaccttttgggtGTTCCACATGTGAAAAGAGATTCAGCAGGAGTGACCAACTTCAgcggcatcagagaacccacacgggggagaaacctttcgaatgctcagagtgtggaaagagattcattcacaGTGCCCATTTTCAACaacaccaaagaacccacacaggagagaaaccttttggatgctcagagtgtggaaagagattcagtcggagtgcCCATCTTCAGCGACATcaaaggacccacacaggggaaaaaccttttgagtgctcagagtgtggaaagagattcagtcggagtgcCCATCTTCAacgacatcaaagaacccacacaggggagaagcctatTGGATGCTCcatatgtggaaagagattcagtcagagcggCCACCTTCAggagcatcagagaacccacacgggggagaaaccttttgtatgctcagaatgtggaaagagattcactcagaGTGGCGAACTTCTAAAGCATCTCattacccacacaggggaaaagccatacggatgctcagagtgtggaaagacattcaaTCGCATTAGCACTCTTCAACAACATGAAAGAACCCACACAtgtgagaaaccttttggatgctccaTATGTGGAAATAGATTCGGTCGGAAAGCCCATCTTCAAcgtcatcagagaacccacacaggggagaaaccttttggatgctcagagtgtgggaagagattcagtgagAGGGGCTCTCTTCAGCAACATCGAaggatccacacaggggagaaaccttatgGATGCTtgaagtgtggaaagagattcaatcaGAGTGGCCACTTTCGTCAACatgaaagaacccacacaggggagaaaccttttggatgcttggagtgtggaaagagattctccCTGAGTGGCTATCTGAagcagcatcagagaatccacacaggggagaaatctTTTGAATTCTCACAATGGGATAGAGATTCAGTTGCGGTAGCGTTCTTCAAAGACATAAAAGAGCCCACGCAGGGGAGAAACCTATTCAATGCTCCATATatggaaagaaattcagatggagtctccatctgcagcaccatcaggggaaaaaacatttga